AAAATCAGCTTAGCAGTTGTTTTAGGCCTTGGCTTAGCAGCTTGTAGCGGTGATGACGGTAAAGATGGTACCAATGGTACAAACGGTGTTGATGGTAAAGACGGTACTAATGGTCACACAACATTCGTAGCACGTGACGACGTAATCAAAACCAATGCAAACATCGCATACGCTTCTTACTCAGATTCATTAATTACTGCGGTAGCATTAAAAGAATCAATCGACATGCTAGTTGCAAACCCAACTGCAGAGAACTTCACTGCAGCTAAGCAAGCGTGGTTAGATGCTCGCGAACCTTACGGCCAAACTGAAGTTTACCGCTTCCGTGAAGGTCCAATCGACTTTGAAAACGAAGACGGTACTACAGGTCCTGAAGGCGCAATCAACGCATGGCCACTAGGTGAAGCACTTATCGATTACATCTCTACGTCACCAGCAGTTAACGGTAACGCATTCCAAGAAGATGAAACAAAAGCAATCAGCAGCAACATCATTGCTGACGCGACAAACTACCCTAACATCGATAAAGCTACAGTAACTGGTTTATTCGAGACTAACGAAGACGAGCGTAACGTAACTACTGGTTACCACGCCATCGAATTCCTACTTTGGGGTCAAGACTTGAACCTTCCAACGAACCCAAACCAAGCAGTACGTGACGCAACTGCTGGTCAACGTCCATTAACAGACTTCAACGTTTCTGGCGGTTGTACTTCAGGTGTTGGCAACGCTATGGCAGACAGTGTTTGTGAGCGTCGTGGTAAATACCTACAAGTTGCTGCTGACATTCTAATTGACGATTTAACAACTGTTGTTGACGCGTGGGAACCAGTTGCTGGCGCGCACTACAAAAAATTCGTTGCTGGCGGTGACGCTTCTCTAGCATTAATTTTAGAAGGCATGGGTCGTCTAAGCTACGGTGAGTTAGCGGGTGAGCGTATTAACGTTGCACTAATCAACAACTCACAAGAAGACGAGCACTCTTGTTTCTCTGATAACACACACCGTGATATCTACCTAAACGCTAAAGGTGTTCAAAACTCTTTCAACGCTTCTTACACTCGTGTAAACGGCGAAGAAATCACAGGTGCGTCTATCTACGATTTACTAATCACTGAAGGCAACCCAGAGCTAGCAAACAAACTACGCGCTTCTCTTGAAGCGACAATGGCGGCAGCAGCAGTTATCGATACTAAAGCGAAAACAGGTATGCCATTCGATCTTCTAATCCAAGAAGGCATCGACCAAGAAAACGTTATTGCGGTAATCAAAGCCTTAGTTGCTCAAACAGATGACATCGAAGAAGCGATTAAAGCACTTAACGTAACAACTAATGACCTACGTCAAGATACTGAAGAGAAAATCTAGCGACAATGTTAACCATTATCGTTACCATAATCGGTAATGATTAACGAGTTGTTATGAAATGGAAGGGTTCACACTGTGAACCCTTTTGTCGTATCTAATCACGGACGAAATATCTATTTATCTCGCGATAAATAACCACCTCCCCAGAGGTCTGATGGACTTAGCGACAATTTTGTCACAGCAGCTCTTTTATACTAAATACGAATTAAAAGCGATTACCGTATCACTTAAATTAGCAACGTATTTAAACCATTTGGTTAGCAGATTAGTAATGAGCGAAAGCATCACGCTCAATGTAGGAAAACAGCAATGAACAAACTGAGTATTATCACAGCCTCAATCACATTAGCCTTAACACTGTCTGCCTGTGGTGGCGGTGGTAGCTCATCTAGTCCGACACCTACTCCAACACCAACGCCTACGCCGACTCCTACACCAGTTCCAACAGTGGATCACAGCGGCTTAACACCGCTAACGAGCGAGGCACCAGTGGCAGGCGAACATCTTACTGGTGGGCAAATTACGACCACAGTACACACTCACGATGCCTTTAGTCAGCGACCAACGCCAGTTAAACAAGACTTCCAAGCGGACGGTTTCTTTACCTCAGGCGATCACTTATTTAGAACACCTCACGAAGGTCGTGGTCCTGTTATCAATGCCGGCAGCTGTCAAGGTTGTCACATCAACGACGGTAAAGGCGTAGTGCCAGCATCACCTGATGAACCAATGAAAAGCATGTTCCTCAAAATCAGTGATGCACAAGGTAATCCTGATCCAATTTACGGCGACCAGCTGCAAACCTTCGCGCTACAAGAAGAAAATAATGACGATGGCGCCTTAATCTTATCAAAGCACGCTGGCTCAATTAATGGCGACAAGCTCTACGGCGAAGCTTATGCCTTTGTTGAATATGAAACTATTACAGGTCAATACGCCGACGGCACCAGCTATGAATTGCGCAAACCAACTTACAAAGTAAAAGACTTAAGCTACGGTGATTTTAATGACACAGTGGCTTTCTCGGCTCGTGTTTCTCCTGCGGTATTTGGCTCAGGTCTTTTAGAAGGCATTCCAGACGCCAACTTACTGGCACTTGCCGATCCAGAAGATACTAACAACGACGGCATCTCTGGCCGCGCTCATATGGTCACCAACGTGATGACGGGTGAAAAAGAAGTCGGTAAATTTGCCTACAAAGCGCAAAACCCACACGTCTTACAACAAGCGTCTGGCGCCTATCGCGGTGATATCGGTGTCACCAACTCACTATTTATCGGCGAACCTTGTACCGACAAGCAAATCGCTTGTGTTAGCGCAGCAGAGCAAGAAAAGGCGCAAGGCGATGAGCCAGATATCGGTAATCGTCAACTTGCCTTTGTTGAATTCTACAACAAAGTGCTGGGTGTTCCGGTACGTCGTGGCTTTGACTCAAGCAACGAAACTTGGGACGAAAATATCGTCGCAGGCCGCAAACTATTCTTCGATACAGGCTGTGTCGATTGTCACACACCGCGTCACGTAACAGGTGAAGTTGTTGATAGTCGTTTAGGCGGTATTGCCCTCACGGAATTAACCGCAGAGCCAAATAAAGTCGACTACTTATCTGAGCAAACATTCTATCCATACACTGACTTGTTGCTTCACGACATGGGCGGCAGCTGTAAAGTCACTCGCGAACTTGAAGACGGCAGTGCTTGTACCACTGGCGAAGCATGTTACTACGTGCAGCGTTGTGACGGCCTAGCCGATGGCATGCCAATGGGCGAAGCCTCTGGTAGCGAATGGAAAACACCAGCGTTATGGGGCACAGGTCTGGTACAAACCGTTAACGAAAAAGCCACTTTCTTACACGATGGCCGCGCCCGCAATCATGCCGAAGCAATTTTATGGCACGGCGGTGAAGGCGAAGCAGCTAAAAACAAATTTATCCAATTATCTAAAGCCGAGCGCGATCAACTGTTAGCGTTCTTAGGATCGCTGTAATGAACAAAAAGGCATTAATGCTCACTGCTGTATTAGTTGGTGCTGTCGCCATTACTGCGTTGGAATACCAGCGCAGTAAGGTACCAGCCTTTGACAACAGTGAGTTACTGCCCGGCGGTGAAATGACCGTCAAACGACTCTCTCACAACACTTTCATCGGAATAGGCCGCAATGTCGATCGCATGAAAGAGTTAGAGTTTTGGAGCGGTTTTTCCTTCTTTCGCGATCCTTGGGTTGTGGCCCCTGCCAGTACCACAGGTCGTGATGGCGTAGGCCCTCTCTTTAACACCCGCTCTTGCATTACCTGTCATCACGATGGTGGCCGCGGCCCTATGTCACCTGTTGGCTTACACAAACCATCATCGCTCTTGATCCGCATTGGCAGCACCATCGATGGTGTTAATGCCGTCGATCCTAACTACGGCGGTCAAATTCAGCCGCGCTCTATCACCTTGCTCAACAAATCAGTGACCGAGCAGCCACAAGGCGAAGCAATGCTGGATTTACAATATCAGACCATTAACGGCCAATACGCCGACGGTTCGACATACGAGCTTATTAAACCAAGTTACGCCCTAAGCCACTTTAGTCATGGTCCACTTGCTAGAGATCTTGGTTTATCGCCGCGCTATGCGCCAAGCATTTACGGCATGGGACTACTCGATGCCATTAGCAATAGTGACTTACTCGCCCAAGAAGACATCGATGATAAAAACAATGACGGCATTTCCGCACGCTACAACCGCGTAAAAGATCGTATTTCAGGCGAAGACAAAGCCATCGGTCGTTTTGGTTTTAAAGCACTGCACCCAACGCTTGATCAACAAGTGGCTGCCGCCTTTGTCGGTGATATCGGCATTACCAATCCAATCTTCCCTGATGAAAACTGCACCGAAGTACAAGTGGGCTGTCAGCAAGTCGCAAAAATAGGCCATCCCGATGAACTCGAAGCTCCAGAGCGCGTCATGCGCCGCGTTAATGCTTTTAGCGCCTACATTGGAGTACAACCAGCACGCAATCTAACATCTAAAAGTGCCCAGCAAGGGCGCAAGCTGTTTTATCAAGCTGGCTGTAATGGCTGTCACACGCCAAGTTACACCACCGACGAGAACTACCCGCTTAAAGAGCTAGCAGGTCAAAAAATCTGGCCTTATACCGATCTAGCACTGCACGACATGGGAGAAGGTTTAAGCGATGGCATCACCGAAGTTGACGCCAACGGCCGCGAGTGGCGCACACCACCACTGTGGGGTATCGGCATGCAAAAAGAATTATCGGCAACGGCGCGTTTTCTTCACGACGGCCGCGCTCGTTCAATCGAAGAAGCCATCTTATGGCACGGCGGTGAAGCAGCGGCTTCCCAACAACAATTTATTCAAATGACAAAAGCACAGCGTGATTCGCTGCTGACTTTTGTGAAATCAATTTAGGAACTACAGCATGAAAAAATTAAGCATTATTAGCACCTCAGTCGCCCTAGCCCTGACTCTAGCTGCTTGTGGCGGCGGTGGTGGTTCTAACAGCACACCGACGCCGACTCCAACACCTACCCCAACGCCGACGCCGACACCAACTCCTACGCCGACACCGACGGGAACTATTACTGACCAATACGCCAGCTACCTAAAGGATCTAACGGAAAATCACATTTTACCGGGCTACGCCGCTTTTAAAACAGAAAGTGATGAGTTCGCCACTGCGGCAACCGATTTTTGTGCGCTAACCAATGCAACAGATACAGACCTTGATACAGTGCGCAGCGCGTGGCTTGACAGCAACTTGAGTTGGCAAAACGTGCAATGGGTCAAGGTGGGACCTGTTGTCGACAACTTCACTTCGTTTCGTATTCAAAACTGGCCTGATGGCAATAACGCCGTAGAACGCGGCGTCGCCGAATTGCTGGCTTTATCAGAAGCAGTAACCGCCGATTTAGTTTCGAAAAAACAAACAGGTGCCCAAGGTATTCCAGCGGCCGAAATGCTGCTTTACCCAGAAGATAACAACGACAACCTACTCAGCGCCAGCAACAAAGACAAGCGTTGTGAAGTACTTGTCGCGGTGAGTCAAAACATCGCCAACATGGCGACAGAAGTACACACCCAATGGGCACCAACTGGCGGTAACTACATCAAGAAAGTGCAAGATGGTACCGACGAGTTCACAGGTCAAAAAGACGCAGTAGAAGAGTTAGTCACCAACTGGTTAGAACAAGTTGAACGCGTAAAAGACGAAAAAATCTTAAAACCAGTAGGCAGTGCCGCACCGGGTCTACCGAACATTACCGAGCACGCACTAAGCGACAAGTCGCTTAACAGCATTAAAGTTAACTTAGAAACCTTCGAAGCCATTTACACAGCTGGTCAAGGCCACGGATTCGACGACATCTTAAAAGACTTCTTAGATGCTCAAGCCACAGCGACGTCAATGCAAGAAAAAATCGATGCTGCACAGGCCGCAATCAGCAGCTTAGAAGGCTCTTACAAAGACGCCCTTAACGATGATGCTAAGCGCGCAATTCTAGAAAACACCATCGCGAAAATTCGTGACGTACGCGATACGCTAACGGCTGAATTCGTTCAAAAACTCGATTTAAGCATCGGTTTTAACTCAAACGACGGTGACTAATGCTTAACCGTCGTCAGTTTCTACTCGGCGTTGGCGGCGCAGCTGCGCTAGCCAGCCTGCCACTTGTTATTAATCGCCAGTCACAACAATGGCTGGTGAGCGCCTTTGATCAAAACAAGCAACATTTTGCTGGTGCCTTTGATTTAGCTGGCAAGCTCATTAGCGCCGTGCCATTGCCCGCCCGTGGTCACGGTAGTGCCGCGCATCCAACAAAAGCAGGACACGCCATCATGTTTGCACGCCGTCCCGGCACCTTCTTGATGGAAGTCGATTTTGCGACTGGGCAAATTACTCAGCGCATCGACTCAGGCAGCGATCACCACTTCTTCGGTCACGGCGTGTTTAGCCGCGATGGTAAACAGCTATTTTCAGTAGAAAATAACTTTGCTGCGGGTCATGGCGAAATAGTCGTGCGCGATAGCGATAATTATCAAGTGCTTGAGCGCTATCACTGCGGCGGCGTCGGCCCTCACGAATGTCGACTAATGCCCGATGGCAACACCTTAGTCATTGCCAACGGCGGCATTAAAACGCATCCCGAATGGCCGCGAAAAAAGCTCAATCTCGATACTATGTCGCCTGCCCTCACCTACATGGATTTAAAAAGTGGCAACATCATCGACCAATATCGCTTAGCCATCCACCAGCTCAGTATTCGCCATCTAGATGTTAGCGATTCAGGCAAGGTTTTCGCAGGACTGCAATATCAAGGGCCGAAATCTGACGATGTGCCGCTAGCCATTAGTCATCACGGCCAAGACAGCTTGCAGTTTTTACAAGCAGATGACGTGGTATGGCGCTCCCTCAATCACTACACCGCCAGCGTGTGTGTCGACAGCAGCGCTCAACAAGTGGCCATTAGCTGCCCGCGCGGCGATGTGATTACCCTGTGGGATCTAAACAACGATCAGTACATTCGCAGCATCAAAATGCGCGATGTCGCTGGCCTTGGCCTCGCCAATAGCCAAGTGGTTGCCACCAACGGTAAAGGTCAGGTCCTCAACCTGAATCAAGCCAAGCAGCAATTTCTCAAATTTAACGATATTCGTTGGGACAACCACCTAACGACTATTCAATCCTAATTTCAGCGGAATAATACGCAATGACAACAGCTTCAAAACTATTACTCGCTCTTACTGGTTTAACCGCGCTTCACGCCAATGCCAATGAAGCCAAGAGCGACAAAACCGACAAACAAATTGAAATCATCAGCATCATCGGTCAAAAGCAACAGCTCAAACAAGAAACTGGCTCAGCTTATGCCCTTACCAAAGAGCAATTAGAGCAGTTTGAATTTGACGATATTCACCGTGTCCTACAAAGCGTTCCCGGCGTTTATATTCGCGAAGAAGACGGCTACGGCCTACGCCCAAACATCGGTATTCGCGGCGCGACCACCGAGCGCAGTAGCAAAATTACCTTAATGGAAGACGGCGTACTTATAGCACCCGCGCCATACGCAGCGCCAGCGGCTTATTACTTCCCCAATTCAGCCCGCATGACAGGCATCGAAGTGCTAAAAGGTCCATCGGCTATTAGCTATGGCCCTAACACCGTTGGCGGCGCGGTTAACATGCAGTCACGCGCTATTGAAGATGAAAACAAAGGCAACCTAGAACTGGCCTACGGTACAGATAACTACCAAAAAGCCCACGCTTATTATAACTACAGCAAAGACAATCTAGGTATGCTGATTGAAGGTCTGCGCCTGTCATCAGACGGCTTTAAAGAGCTCGACAACGGTGGCGATACAGGCTTTGTTAAAAACGAAGTATTATTTAAACTCAACTACGAGTTAGAAGACGATGGCATCTACCAACTGTGGCAATTTAAAGCAGGCTACAGCGACGAAGAGTCAAACGAAACCTACCTCGGTCTCACCGAAGACGACTTCAAAGCCAAACCAAACCGCCGTTACGCTGCCAGCCAAGACGATAAAATGGTATGGGATCACACGCAAACCCAAATTGGCCACTACATCGAGTTTAACGACGAGTTAAGTATTCACACTCAGGCATACCGCCGCGATTTCGACCGTGACTGGGGCAAGCTAAACCGCCTTAACACCAATCGCTCTATTCAAACTGTATTACAGTCGCCAACGACTGGTTTAAACGCAATTTATTACGATGTATTAACAGGCGCACGCGATTCGCAAATTGGCACCGACACCCTGATGTATGGCCATAACGATCGCCAATATTACTCACAAGGCATTCAATCGAAATTAGTCTGGCAAGCCAATCACTTTGGGGCCGATAGCGAGCTGGAATTCGGCATTCGCTTCCACCAAGATCAAGTAGAGCGTAACCACTTTGAAGATCCTTACTTGATGCAACAAGGCCAGCTAGTCGCCACCAACGGTGATACGCTAACCACCATCAAGAACAAGGATACAGTCGACGCACTAGCCACTCACATCAACTACCAATTAGCCTTTGACGCGCTAACGGTCACAGGTGGTGTGCGCATCGAAAACATCGACGGCAAACATAAAGACTTACTCAACGCCGCCAACAACACCACTAACAGCCAAACACTGGTTTCACCGGGATTAGGCGCGTTCTACCGCCTAAACGACGAGTTTGGTTTACTAGCTGGCGTCAACAAAGGCTTCGTACCCAATGGTCCAAGCCAAGGCGATGACATCGATGCCGAAGAAAGCTGGAATTACGAGTTTGGCCTGCGCTACGGCAATGGCGTCACTCAAGGTGAAATCGTCGGTTTCTTTACCGATTACTCAAACCTAAAAGGCAACTGTACTTTCTCAAGCGGCTGTTTAAGCAACATCGACCAAGAGTTCAATGGCGGTGCGGTTGAAGTGAAAGGCCTAGAAGCTAGCTATGCAAGCCAGTGGCAACTCACGGACAGTATTTCTATTCCACTGAGCATCAACTACACCTACACCCAATCAGAATTCCAAAGCGATTTCTTATCGACCTTT
This DNA window, taken from Psychrobium sp. MM17-31, encodes the following:
- a CDS encoding DUF1513 domain-containing protein, with amino-acid sequence MLNRRQFLLGVGGAAALASLPLVINRQSQQWLVSAFDQNKQHFAGAFDLAGKLISAVPLPARGHGSAAHPTKAGHAIMFARRPGTFLMEVDFATGQITQRIDSGSDHHFFGHGVFSRDGKQLFSVENNFAAGHGEIVVRDSDNYQVLERYHCGGVGPHECRLMPDGNTLVIANGGIKTHPEWPRKKLNLDTMSPALTYMDLKSGNIIDQYRLAIHQLSIRHLDVSDSGKVFAGLQYQGPKSDDVPLAISHHGQDSLQFLQADDVVWRSLNHYTASVCVDSSAQQVAISCPRGDVITLWDLNNDQYIRSIKMRDVAGLGLANSQVVATNGKGQVLNLNQAKQQFLKFNDIRWDNHLTTIQS
- a CDS encoding di-heme oxidoredictase family protein codes for the protein MNKKALMLTAVLVGAVAITALEYQRSKVPAFDNSELLPGGEMTVKRLSHNTFIGIGRNVDRMKELEFWSGFSFFRDPWVVAPASTTGRDGVGPLFNTRSCITCHHDGGRGPMSPVGLHKPSSLLIRIGSTIDGVNAVDPNYGGQIQPRSITLLNKSVTEQPQGEAMLDLQYQTINGQYADGSTYELIKPSYALSHFSHGPLARDLGLSPRYAPSIYGMGLLDAISNSDLLAQEDIDDKNNDGISARYNRVKDRISGEDKAIGRFGFKALHPTLDQQVAAAFVGDIGITNPIFPDENCTEVQVGCQQVAKIGHPDELEAPERVMRRVNAFSAYIGVQPARNLTSKSAQQGRKLFYQAGCNGCHTPSYTTDENYPLKELAGQKIWPYTDLALHDMGEGLSDGITEVDANGREWRTPPLWGIGMQKELSATARFLHDGRARSIEEAILWHGGEAAASQQQFIQMTKAQRDSLLTFVKSI
- a CDS encoding di-heme oxidoredictase family protein yields the protein MNKLSIITASITLALTLSACGGGGSSSSPTPTPTPTPTPTPTPVPTVDHSGLTPLTSEAPVAGEHLTGGQITTTVHTHDAFSQRPTPVKQDFQADGFFTSGDHLFRTPHEGRGPVINAGSCQGCHINDGKGVVPASPDEPMKSMFLKISDAQGNPDPIYGDQLQTFALQEENNDDGALILSKHAGSINGDKLYGEAYAFVEYETITGQYADGTSYELRKPTYKVKDLSYGDFNDTVAFSARVSPAVFGSGLLEGIPDANLLALADPEDTNNDGISGRAHMVTNVMTGEKEVGKFAYKAQNPHVLQQASGAYRGDIGVTNSLFIGEPCTDKQIACVSAAEQEKAQGDEPDIGNRQLAFVEFYNKVLGVPVRRGFDSSNETWDENIVAGRKLFFDTGCVDCHTPRHVTGEVVDSRLGGIALTELTAEPNKVDYLSEQTFYPYTDLLLHDMGGSCKVTRELEDGSACTTGEACYYVQRCDGLADGMPMGEASGSEWKTPALWGTGLVQTVNEKATFLHDGRARNHAEAILWHGGEGEAAKNKFIQLSKAERDQLLAFLGSL
- a CDS encoding TonB-dependent receptor, which codes for MTTASKLLLALTGLTALHANANEAKSDKTDKQIEIISIIGQKQQLKQETGSAYALTKEQLEQFEFDDIHRVLQSVPGVYIREEDGYGLRPNIGIRGATTERSSKITLMEDGVLIAPAPYAAPAAYYFPNSARMTGIEVLKGPSAISYGPNTVGGAVNMQSRAIEDENKGNLELAYGTDNYQKAHAYYNYSKDNLGMLIEGLRLSSDGFKELDNGGDTGFVKNEVLFKLNYELEDDGIYQLWQFKAGYSDEESNETYLGLTEDDFKAKPNRRYAASQDDKMVWDHTQTQIGHYIEFNDELSIHTQAYRRDFDRDWGKLNRLNTNRSIQTVLQSPTTGLNAIYYDVLTGARDSQIGTDTLMYGHNDRQYYSQGIQSKLVWQANHFGADSELEFGIRFHQDQVERNHFEDPYLMQQGQLVATNGDTLTTIKNKDTVDALATHINYQLAFDALTVTGGVRIENIDGKHKDLLNAANNTTNSQTLVSPGLGAFYRLNDEFGLLAGVNKGFVPNGPSQGDDIDAEESWNYEFGLRYGNGVTQGEIVGFFTDYSNLKGNCTFSSGCLSNIDQEFNGGAVEVKGLEASYASQWQLTDSISIPLSINYTYTQSEFQSDFLSTFIQWGDVSKGDELPYMPKNQWSIETGLQGEDWKVALIAKHVDKMREAAGERTELSGYWTDAIDQIDVSAYKELSEGLRVYGKIDNLTDQQDIVSRRPFGARASKPRMFTVGVKYDF
- a CDS encoding imelysin family protein: MNLKEVSKISLAVVLGLGLAACSGDDGKDGTNGTNGVDGKDGTNGHTTFVARDDVIKTNANIAYASYSDSLITAVALKESIDMLVANPTAENFTAAKQAWLDAREPYGQTEVYRFREGPIDFENEDGTTGPEGAINAWPLGEALIDYISTSPAVNGNAFQEDETKAISSNIIADATNYPNIDKATVTGLFETNEDERNVTTGYHAIEFLLWGQDLNLPTNPNQAVRDATAGQRPLTDFNVSGGCTSGVGNAMADSVCERRGKYLQVAADILIDDLTTVVDAWEPVAGAHYKKFVAGGDASLALILEGMGRLSYGELAGERINVALINNSQEDEHSCFSDNTHRDIYLNAKGVQNSFNASYTRVNGEEITGASIYDLLITEGNPELANKLRASLEATMAAAAVIDTKAKTGMPFDLLIQEGIDQENVIAVIKALVAQTDDIEEAIKALNVTTNDLRQDTEEKI
- a CDS encoding imelysin family protein, which translates into the protein MKKLSIISTSVALALTLAACGGGGGSNSTPTPTPTPTPTPTPTPTPTPTPTGTITDQYASYLKDLTENHILPGYAAFKTESDEFATAATDFCALTNATDTDLDTVRSAWLDSNLSWQNVQWVKVGPVVDNFTSFRIQNWPDGNNAVERGVAELLALSEAVTADLVSKKQTGAQGIPAAEMLLYPEDNNDNLLSASNKDKRCEVLVAVSQNIANMATEVHTQWAPTGGNYIKKVQDGTDEFTGQKDAVEELVTNWLEQVERVKDEKILKPVGSAAPGLPNITEHALSDKSLNSIKVNLETFEAIYTAGQGHGFDDILKDFLDAQATATSMQEKIDAAQAAISSLEGSYKDALNDDAKRAILENTIAKIRDVRDTLTAEFVQKLDLSIGFNSNDGD